In one Kluyveromyces marxianus DMKU3-1042 DNA, complete genome, chromosome 4 genomic region, the following are encoded:
- the CDC39 gene encoding CCR4-NOT core subunit CDC39, whose protein sequence is MSETQENSTLAKESHAIENKPSLYLNQDKETGNIQEVSSTFQGYVFRQIRILVASATEENLFETQKHISLLLQRGSWSLYIDYWKLLVRLFSKDIEEANEIRRLSEDKEKLADFKKPNIELLYILAYELSKRSPDTIEKVKESVFEKEFGESTFELLLALFETGDPDNTEALKSLNPQPPTNSLKELLKSKMSVSNIAQNLFAPENKPNFLTMLSEFLKPLSGETLNDWIALILSEVLAPGSQTSTQQSQPQQQWAVQMPNVDNQEVAEAGEMGNKVHTVIKSLGTTNVNWNRVFNLMSTKYFLNKSVNATLPSLNYLFCILNSGPLVDQFFACDWSLHFKLRLSYLMYQWNYNSECLDLTKLTNIKKINKSIPLTKNSLLSLVSVGKLNIELFLSRDEISKDVLFSSFHASFSEAYNNVPEYLAAVLISEAKYFALLVDNKSIIDELLISLIIKTYENNVVAFKELLKLISKQKVIDVSRGIVASQNQQTSNLIQTLHELNLLDEVMEKFPVRESLKLCAPIVRLGYMDFTDYLNKNINLKSFSHVLEFLDSETNVDDIDSSVKALKLLDLNSLHRLITHTVGLKLSIEERTNLNNVIFKLLIAFPRLINYGHGHDEAIVANGDHAPIPQDVEKKMQTYLQKMYNKEMAIKDIVDTLRKLRDSDDSYDQDVFCCIIHAVIAETTFFKEYPLEALATTSVLFGSMILFDLLRGYVLDVAFQIIFSFAKENPDSKMFKFAVQALYAFRMRLNEYSAFCRRLLDEIPGLQTQPQIRQILEEAAASPNVEVAERKVPALVELSYFNINEVISPVVQETPPREVTERILFNVNNTTMSNFDTKIVELISVLEERYYQWFSNYLVNQRAKTEPNNHTLYAKIIQTIDSKLLHAYMLNFTYKQLFIFLSTKELGQNEKTHMKNLAAWLGCITLSLDIPIKHKHIAFRELLLDAHKKDRLTVIIPFVARVLMQSGESKVFRPPNPWTMGILRVLLELNKKTDWPLSLSFEVEVLFKHLGLKFSDISPSHYLEVPDAAEYLSGNLRHLSAEKQQLEQQQQLLLMQQYQQQLILLQQRHQQQIHPQQQPQQRIISNGFGNTINEQTNIETTDTNYSTLVGKSVFVTHPDLKRLFQMAMSKSVREILIPAVEKASNMAVQSTVNIVLKDFATEVDEQKLKTAAINMVQYLAQNVAHSISVPLLKDTIRNTTQSLTPNLINMTNSPIAELNTAIDDNISIAVSPIEKAAVERAIQEVNEKLIQAVAVRRYHLERRADQPFVAQNINRFSMNLPDPLGLKPTGVTREQFSLYEQFPGSLGSDENRSPLQSISQQQQQQQQQQQQQQQQQQQQQQQQQQQQQQQQQQQQQQLLLQQLQQNQNQNQNPNQVQGQTMNQPQGASQNMLNISGAFPPQAQPPQPAISAVHTELEQNHRVLLHLMDTLVSQIKDYSDDTDFELQKDSTIKNTIVEILSFISRSNQKDQLSLKVSQAVVNSLFGSNESKLCRDVLSLLLEKLCSLSMVARKDVVWWLVYALDPRKFNVPVVRSLLEVNLINIAELDAVLVTAMKNGMTGATEFSMNLIRDTVMSDSPILMRLDFIRVLGYLRTVKTPEIKEFLDEYEQCLAVPVSKNTPVTKTERYYLVFTEWVKLQQRVESDDVVNTVFIRQLFDKGVIDNKEKIIEFTKAALELSVNSFKQSDPTGEVFTSIDALSRLITALLVVQDFDVEERKEYLNLLLSVVTLVFAKDHQTNNTSFNERPYFRLYSSLLSDWDKLRDHNFIRVSNPVIRKSLIEFDQPFFDIFASFLHSYQPIAFPGFSFAWITLISHRMFLPKVLRSKERYGWDKLVLLLIDLMKFLSQYVKKGNIPDSISVIYKGTLRVFIGIANDVPEFLIQNHYKLVKNVPPTCLQLRNIILSAIPKKMMITDPFSSEITEDNCVSIPKVFYDPSQDLKSLKKPVINYLRIPSTSILRTICGALFRTELEYENGIGYDENSVDVGLIHAIVTHVAVEVGLEVERASKNAVFNVKSSYYTLLFGMLSDGNDEVKLHVIQAMVNQLRYPNVHTHWFNFALKLMFQSTEWPDDQLQTIQEVILRVLLERIIVNKPHPWGVVVTFMDLLRLEGPSMTEKPFVTSTPEIHTIIKNMQKYAISS, encoded by the coding sequence ATGAGTGAGACGCAAGAAAACAGTACACTTGCTAAAGAATCACACGCCATTGAGAACAAGCCATCTTTATATCTGAATCAGGATAAGGAGACCGGTAACATACAAGAGGTTTCATCCACATTCCAAGGTTACGTCTTTCGCCAAATTCGAATTCTAGTTGCATCGGCCACAGAGGAGAATTTATTCGAAACCCAAAAGCATATATCACTTCTATTACAGAGAGGTTCCTGGTCGTTATACATTGACTATTGGAAACTTCTAGTGCGATTATTTTCAAAGGATATAGAGGAAGCTAACGAAATACGTCGTTTAAGCGAAGACAAAGAGAAGCTTGCTGATTTCAAGAAGCCTAACATCGAGTTATTATACATTTTAGCGTACGAGCTTAGCAAAAGAAGTCCAGATACCATTGAGAAGGTAAAAGAGTCCGTCTTTGAGAAAGAATTTGGAGAATCAACATTTGAATTACTTTTAGCATTATTCGAAACAGGAGATCCGGACAATACTGAAGCTCTAAAGTCTTTAAACCCACAACCACCCACTAATAGCTTAAAAGAACTACTAAAATCGAAAATGAGTGTATCTAATATTGCCCAAAATTTGTTTGCGCCAGAAAACAAGCCAAACTTTTTGACCATGCTCTCAGAGTTTCTAAAACCTCTTTCAGGTGAAACATTAAACGACTGGATTGCGTTGATACTCTCGGAAGTTTTAGCTCCAGGATCACAGACTTCTACTCAACAGtcacaaccacaacaacaatgggCAGTTCAAATGCCAAATGTGGACAATCAAGAGGTGGCAGAGGCCGGCGAAATGGGAAATAAAGTTCACACAGTCATCAAGTCTTTGGGTACCACTAACGTCAATTGGAATCGTGTTTTTAATCTCATGTCAACAAAGTACTTTTTAAACAAGTCGGTTAACGCTACTTTACCATCATTGAACTATCTCTTCTGCATTCTAAACAGCGGGCCTTTAGTGGATCAATTTTTTGCATGCGATTGGAGTTTGCACTTCAAATTGCGTTTGTCTTACCTAATGTACCAGTGGAATTACAATTCGGAATGCTTGGATTTAACTAAGCTTAcgaatatcaaaaaaatcaacaaGTCAATTCCATTGACAAAAAACTCCTTGTTGTCATTGGTGTCTGTTGGAAAACTAAATATCGAACTATTTTTATCCAGAGATGAAATTTCAAAGGATGTATTGTTTTCCTCATTCCATGCGTCCTTTTCGGAGGCGTACAATAATGTCCCAGAGTATTTGGCTGCAGTGCTGATATCCGAGGCCAAGTACTTCGCATTACTTGTTGATAACAAGTCAATAATCGATGAGCTTTTAATCTCATTAATAATCAAAACTTATGAGAATAATGTTGTTGCATTCAAGGAACTCTTAAAACTAATTTCAAAACAGAAGGTGATTGATGTTAGTAGAGGGATTGTCGCATCtcaaaaccaacaaacCTCTAACCTCATCCAAACACTTCACGAGTTGAACCTTTTGGATGAGGTAATGGAAAAGTTCCCAGTTAGAGAATCGTTAAAGCTTTGTGCTCCTATCGTTCGCTTAGGTTACATGGACTTTACAGATTAtctaaacaaaaatatcaacCTCAAGAGCTTTTCCCATGTTTTAGAATTCTTGGACTCAGAAACAAATGTCGATGATATTGACTCTTCTGTGAAAGCACTGAAGCTTTTGGATCTCAATTCTTTACACAGGTTAATCACCCATACTGTAGGGTTGAAATTGTCAAtcgaagaaagaacaaatttAAACAATGTAATCTTTAAGCTATTGATTGCTTTCCCTAGATTGATCAACTATGGTCATGGTCATGACGAGGCTATCGTGGCAAATGGCGATCATGCACCAATTCCCCAAGATgtcgaaaagaaaatgcaaaCATATCTCCAAAAGATGTACAACAAGGAAATGGCAATCAAAGATATTGTAGATACATTGCGTAAACTTAGAGATAGTGACGACAGCTATGATCAGGATGTATTCTGCTGTATTATTCACGCAGTAATTGCAGAAACTACTTTTTTCAAGGAATATCCATTGGAAGCTCTTGCAACCACCTCGGTGCTCTTCGGATCTATGATCTTATTCGACCTTTTAAGAGGCTATGTATTGGATGTCGCATTCCAAATAATTTTCAGCTTTGCGAAGGAAAATCCAGATTCCAAGATGTTCAAATTTGCTGTTCAAGCTTTGTATGCATTTAGAATGCGACTCAATGAATATTCTGCATTTTGTAGACGCTTGTTAGACGAAATTCCTGGTCTACAAACCCAACCTCAAATTCGTCAAAtacttgaagaagcagctgCTTCTCCAAACGTGGAAGTAGCTGAACGCAAGGTACCAGCCCTAGTAGAGTTAAGTTACTTCAATATTAACGAGGTAATTAGTCCCGTGGTACAAGAAACTCCGCCAAGGGAAGTCACTGAAAGgattttgttcaatgtAAACAATACAACCATGAGCAACTTTGATACTAAAATAGTAGAACTAATTTCTGTTTTGGAGGAAAGGTACTACCAGTGGTTTTCAAACTACCTTGTGAATCAAAGAGCGAAGACCGAACCAAATAACCACACGTTGTATGCTAAAATCATACAGACAATTGATTCAAAGTTACTCCACGCTTATATGTTGAATTTTACCTATAAGCAACTATTCATCTTCTTATCTACAAAGGAGCTTGGTCAGAATGAGAAAACGCATATGAAGAATCTAGCGGCTTGGCTAGGTTGCATTACCCTTTCGCTCGATATTCCCATTAAGCATAAACATATTGCTTTCAGAGAGTTGTTACTAGATGCACACAAGAAAGATAGACTAACTGTTATTATTCCATTCGTAGCAAGGGTGCTCATGCAGAGTGGCGAATCTAAGGTCTTCCGTCCTCCAAATCCTTGGACAATGGGTATCTTAAGAGTTCTTCTGGAgttgaataaaaaaaccGACTGGCCGCTAAGTCTTTCCTTTGAGGTCGAAGTTTTATTCAAACATTTAGGTTTAAAGTTCAGCGATATTTCTCCTTCGCACTATCTCGAAGTTCCTGATGCCGCAGAATATCTTTCAGGTAATTTAAGACACCTAAGTGCTGAAAAACAACAATTagaacagcaacaacaacttttgTTAATGCAAcaataccaacaacaattgATATTGCTACAACAGagacatcaacaacaaatccATCCCCAACAGCAGCCTCAGCAACGTATTATATCTAATGGATTTGGCAATACGATAAatgaacaaacaaacatcGAAACCACTGATACAAATTATAGCACATTAGTTGGAAAGTCTGTTTTCGTTACCCATCCTGATTTGAAACGTCTATTCCAAATGGCCATGTCCAAATCGGTTAGAGAGATTTTGATCCCTGCTGTTGAAAAAGCTTCGAACATGGCAGTACAATCTACTGTGAACATtgttttgaaagatttcGCTACCGAAGTTGATGaacaaaagttaaaaaCGGCCGCTATTAACATGGTTCAATACTTAGCTCAAAATGTTGCACACTCAATTTCAGTACCATTATTGAAAGACACTATCAGGAACACGACACAATCCCTTACCCCAAATCTCATCAATATGACGAATTCTCCAATTGCTGAATTGAACACCGCAATTGATGATAATATATCAATTGCTGTCTCACCAATCGAAAAAGCTGCAGTGGAGAGGGCCATTCAGGAAGTGAACGAAAAGTTGATTCAAGCTGTGGCTGTTCGCCGCTACCACCTAGAGCGCAGAGCTGATCAACCATTTGTCGCTCAAAATATCAACCGCTTCTCTATGAATTTGCCAGATCCTCTAGGACTCAAGCCAACTGGTGTTACACGTGAAcagttttctttgtatGAACAATTCCCAGGAAGCCTAGGCAGTGATGAAAATAGGAGCCCGTTGCAATCGATAtcccaacaacaacagcagcagcagcaacaacaacagcagcagcaacagcaacagcagcagcagcagcaacaacagcaacagcaacagcaacagcaacagcaacagcagcagcaacagttactccttcaacaattacaacaaaatcagaaccagaaccaaaACCCCAACCAAGTACAGGGCCAGACAATGAACCAGCCTCAGGGTGCTTCTCAAAATATGCTCAATATTTCAGGTGCTTTCCCACCACAGGCACAACCCCCTCAACCTGCTATATCTGCTGTACACACTGAATTAGAACAAAACCACAGAGTTCTTTTACATTTAATGGATACACTAGTTTCACAAATCAAGGATTACAGCGATGATACCGACTTCGAGCTACAAAAAGATAGTACCATCAAAAACACAATTGTTGAAATattatcttttatttctaGGAGCAACCAAAAGGATCAATTATCGCTAAAGGTTTCTCAAGCTGTGGTCAATAGTCTTTTCGGATCCAATGAAAGTAAACTATGCAGAGATGTTTTATCCTTGTTGTTAGAAAAGTTGTGTTCTTTGTCCATGGTTGCAAGAAAGGATGTTGTTTGGTGGTTGGTGTATGCTCTAGATCCTAGAAAGTTCAACGTTCCCGTTGTTCGTTCCTTACTTGAAGTCAACCTAATAAATATTGCCGAATTGGACGCTGTTCTTGTTACGGCCATGAAGAATGGTATGACTGGAGCAACAGAATTCTCCATGAATTTAATTCGTGATACAGTTATGTCAGATTCTCCAATTCTAATGAGATTGGACTTTATCAGAGTATTAGGCTATTTGAGAACAGTCAAGACACCGGAAATTAAAGAATTCCTAGACGAGTACGAGCAGTGTCTTGCAGTTCCAGTTTCCAAAAATACCCCGGTGACAAAAACAGAAAGGTATTATCTTGTTTTCACTGAGTGGGTAAAGTTGCAACAACGAGTGGAGTCGGATGATGTCGTTAACACCGTATTTATTAGACAATTGTTTGACAAAGGTGTCATTGataacaaagagaaaatcaTTGAGTTTACTAAAGCCGCCCTAGAATTATCAGTCAACTCATTCAAGCAAAGTGATCCTACTGGCGAAGTCTTTACATCTATTGACGCATTAAGTAGACTCATTACAGCACTACTAGTTGTCCAAGACTTTGAtgtggaagaaagaaaggaatATCTAAACCTGCTTCTCTCTGTTGTAACGCTAGTGTTTGCAAAGGATCATCAGACAAATAACACGTCCTTCAACGAAAGACCATACTTTAGATTATACTCTAGTCTTTTGTCTGATTGGGATAAACTACGCGATCATAACTTTATCAGAGTATCAAACCCTGTTATTAGGAAATCTCTAATTGAGTTTGATCAACCGTTCTTTGACATCTTTGCATCATTCTTGCACAGTTATCAACCAATCGCATTCCCAGGATTTTCATTCGCTTGGATCACATTAATCTCTCATAGAATGTTCTTACCTAAAGTCTTAAGGTCTAAGGAACGTTATGGATGGGATAAACTGGTATTACTACTAATTGACTTAATGAAATTTTTATCACAGTATGTCAAAAAGGGTAACATTCCTGATTCTATCTCAGTTATTTACAAGGGAACTCTTAGGGTTTTCATTGGTATTGCAAACGATGTTCCAGAATTTTTAATCCAAAACCATTATAAGTTGGTGAAGAATGTACCTCCTACATGCCTTCAATTGAGAAATATCATATTATCTgcaattccaaagaaaatgatgatcACTGATCCATTCTCTTCCGAGATTACTGAAGATAACTGTGT
- the MSH3 gene encoding mismatch repair protein MSH3 — protein sequence MYQPTISHFFKSSQASSSQEASSKEEIQKEDAGEVGENMNKQELINILDSDSDADSDIDVRIENGDIHKDSCPIDEQKEIGTDSVNGRDQKVKSVSLKLNGFASNGSISRQDNFNERLKSIMKKRSIGSLFSNESEEEADADEKKSKSAKKLKGSSKLTELDQQFKELKLNHMDTILCVRVGYKYKFFAQDAEIVSNILQIRLVPGKKTLDDSDPNDKNYRKFQYCSIPDTRLHVHLQRLVYFNYKVAVVEQTETSALKKNSTNGNTLFAREIKNIFTKVSYGVNESFNKAGDDVLGDLSSVWAISLNETSKLRKVTIVSVHLNSGEVIFDQFTDDKLLNVNLEARIRHLNPTEVISEVELPASIKTIFTRINHDAQFYQSHKEDCPELMAILEHLDLHPDIKRLLSILHSYLSTFENNKVLYFPSNYSSFTSKHSMVLPNDSVVNLEIFENSTTHKTMGSLLWVMDHTRTTFGFRLLRKWISKPLIDIESIQQRQDAVTCIMAEVRNIFFESLNEILSKSIDLERSLNRIAYGSTSRKEVYFFLKQIASFSSLFNSHHVYIKDQLHNENSRIRNGSVLLYNILKELNDFFVTTNLPLLLEMINVDAALDKNVHKNAVEFFNLTKYDSSATLLQKHRDIEDVKMELEEELHNIRKILKRPAMNYKDTKDYLIEVRNTQIKSIPHDWVKINATKTVSRFRTPKTEALINKFRYHNDLLSILAEEEFKNFLNRIIKDYSHIKKCINNLATYDCILSLAATSSNINYIKPCFTDKSQTLKVKNGRNPIIESLDVNYVPNDILMSSNKSKINIITGPNMGGKSSYIRQVALLVIMAQIGCYIPADSAELSICDRIFTRIGSHDDLVKGKSTFQVEMSEVLHILNSATPQSLLLLDEVGRGTGTHDGLSISYAILEYFITLRERCPMVLFITHYSDLCRIDSPLVANYHMSFIEKYREGEKWANVIFLYKLVPGQTHNSYGFNVAKLSNIPTNIINRAFEVAQEKLLSNKHNALIETINTMKNVNQRKITTEDIRRIQFFTKDI from the coding sequence ATGTACCAACCCACTATCAGTCATTTCTTTAAGTCTTCTCAagcctcttcttctcaagaaGCCTCTTCCAAGGAAGAAATCCAAAAAGAGGACGCTGGTGAAGTAGGTGAGAATATGAATAAACAGGAACTGATAAATATCCTAGACTCCGATTCAGATGCAGATTCGGATATTGATGTTCGAATCGAAAATGGAGATATTCATAAGGATTCGTGTCCTATTGATGAGCAGAAAGAAATTGGCACTGACAGTGTGAATGGTCGTGACCAAAAGGTGAAAAGCGTTAGTCTCAAATTGAACGGTTTTGCTTCAAATGGGTCTATAAGCCGACAAGATAATTTTAATGAAAGGCTAAAGTCGATAATGAAAAAGCGTAGTATAGGttcacttttttcaaaCGAAAGtgaggaagaagcagatGCAGACgagaagaaaagcaaaTCTGCTAAAAAGTTGAAAGGTAGTAGCAAACTTACCGAACTCGATCAGCagttcaaagaattgaagttAAACCATATGGATACGATATTGTGTGTTAGAGTTGGatacaaatacaaattTTTCGCACAGGATGCAGAGATCGTCAGCAATATTCTGCAAATTAGGCTAGTTCCAGGTAAAAAGACCCTAGATGACTCTGATCCCAACGATAAGAATTATAGAAAGTTCCAATATTGCTCTATTCCGGATACACGGCTACATGTTCATCTACAAAGATTGGTATACTTCAATTATAAAGTAGCTGTGGTAGAACAAACCGAAACAAGTGCccttaaaaaaaatagcaCCAATGGTAATACTTTATTCGCCAGAGagatcaaaaatattttcacAAAGGTTTCTTATGGTGTAAATGAATCTTTCAATAAGGCAGGAGATGATGTGTTGGGTGATTTGAGTTCAGTATGGGCCATTTCCTTAAATGAAACATCCAAATTACGAAAAGTAACGATTGTTTCAGTTCACTTAAATTCTGGTGAAGTGATATTTGATCAATTCACAGACGATAAACTTTTGAACGTGAACTTGGAAGCCCGAATTCGTCACTTAAATCCTACGGAAGTTATATCTGAGGTTGAGCTTCCGGCTTCAATAAAAACTATTTTTACTAGAATTAACCATGACGCTCAATTCTACCAGTCACATAAGGAAGATTGTCCAGAATTGATGGCCATTCTTGAACACTTGGATCTTCATCCGGATATTAAAAGGCTATTATCCATTTTACATTCATATTTATCAACTTTTGAGAATAACAAGGTTCTATATTTCCCATCCAATTATTCCTCATTCACTTCGAAACATTCAATGGTTTTACCAAATGATTCTGTTGTAAATcttgaaatttttgaaaattcCACCACTCATAAGACTATGGGCTCTCTCCTATGGGTTATGGATCATACAAGAACTACTTTTGGTTTCAGATTACTTCGTAAATGGATTTCAAAGCCCCTTATAGATATAGAATCAATCCAACAAAGACAGGACGCTGTCACATGCATAATGGCTGAAGTTCgcaacatcttcttcgaatCTCTCAACGAGATACTCAGCAAAAGCATAGATCTAGAACGCTCTTTGAACAGAATTGCTTACGGaagtacttcaagaaaagaagtctatttttttcttaaaCAGATAGCGTCTTTCTCatctcttttcaattcaCATCATGTTTATATTAAAGACCAACTTCACAATGAGAACTCTCGAATTAGAAATGGATCCGTATTGTTGTACAATATTTTAAAAGAGCTAAACGACTTTTTTGTCACCACAaatcttcctcttctcctGGAGATGATAAATGTTGATGCAGCCTTAGATAAGAATGTGCATAAGAATGCtgttgaattcttcaaccTTACGAAATATGATTCATCAGCAACTCTTTTGCAGAAACATAgagatattgaagatgTAAAGAtggaacttgaagaagagttgcATAACATaagaaaaattttaaaGCGACCCGCAATGAATTACAAAGATACTAAAGATTATCTAATTGAAGTCAGAAACACTCAAATTAAATCAATCCCTCATGATTGggtaaaaataaatgctACTAAAACTGTCAGCAGGTTCAGAACACCGAAAACTGAGGCGCTCATCAATAAGTTTCGGTATCATAATGACCTCTTGAGTATTcttgctgaagaagaattcaaaaatttcCTAAATCGAATAATCAAAGATTACTCTCATATAAAAAAATGCATTAATAACTTGGCAACTTACGATTGTATTTTGTCTCTAGCTGCGACATCTTCGAATATCAACTACATTAAGCCATGTTTTACAGATAAAAGTCAAACTTTAAAGGTCAAGAATGGAAGAAATCCCATCATAGAATCACTTGACGTAAACTATGTCCCAAACGACATTCTTATGTCTTCTAATAAGAGTAAAATAAACATAATAACAGGACCAAATATGGGTGGTAAATCATCATACATTAGGCAGGTAGCGTTATTAGTCATCATGGCTCAAATTGGATGTTATATTCCTGCGGATTCTGCAGAACTTTCTATTTGTGACAGAATATTTACGAGAATTGGGTCGCACGACGATTTGGTTAAAGGTAAATCAACTTTTCAGGTGGAAATGTCTGAAGTGTTACATATATTGAACTCTGCTACTCCACAGTCTTTGTTACTTCTAGATGAAGTCGGTAGGGGTACTGGCACACACGATGGGCTAAGTATCTCCTATGCAATCCTGGAATATTTTATTACTTTGCGTGAACGCTGCCCCATGGTTTTGTTTATCACTCATTACTCTGACTTATGCCGAATAGATTCACCTCTGGTCGCCAACTATCACATGTCATTCATAGAAAAGTACCGAGAAGGTGAAAAATGGGCCAATGTGATATTTCTCTACAAGTTAGTACCAGGCCAAACTCACAATTCTTATGGGTTTAATGTTGCCAAATTGTCCAACATTCCCACAAACATCATTAATAGAGCATTTGAAGTTGCACAAGAAAAGTTATTGTCAAATAAACACAACGCCCTAATCGAGACAATAAACACTATGAAAAATGtaaaccaaagaaaaattacTACTGAGGATatcagaagaattcaatttttcactaAGGATATATAA